A stretch of the Candidatus Polarisedimenticolaceae bacterium genome encodes the following:
- a CDS encoding glycosyltransferase has protein sequence MSLRGPVLYVTTGLEAGGAERALSLLAPALAARGFGVRVASLRGPGRFGPELERAGVPVESLDLASPTRWPLAWARLRRLFRERAPALVHGWMYHGNLATLALPRGPRVVWGIRQSLADWGTTRARTRAVVRACAATSGRADAFLYNAHVALEDHARLGFPRDRAEVIPNGFDTRRFRPDAQARRTTRARLGYGDDELVVACLARWHPVKGHDLLFPAFAAAASTRPWSRLLLAGSGATDRVAGEAARRCGLAGRVRALGEFDDVPSLLAACDGAVSASRGEAFPNAVGEAMACALPVVATDAGDTARLVGDAGCLVPVGDEAKLAGALGALLDLDANARSTLGAGARARIEREFSLDACADLHASFLRRVLEREPR, from the coding sequence ATGAGCCTTCGGGGCCCGGTCCTTTACGTCACGACCGGGCTCGAAGCCGGAGGCGCCGAGCGCGCGCTCTCGCTTCTCGCCCCCGCCCTCGCCGCGCGGGGTTTCGGGGTGCGCGTGGCGAGCCTTCGCGGCCCCGGACGATTCGGCCCCGAGCTCGAGCGTGCCGGCGTCCCGGTCGAGTCGCTGGACCTCGCTTCGCCCACCCGGTGGCCCCTGGCCTGGGCCCGTCTGCGCCGACTCTTCCGGGAGCGGGCTCCCGCGCTGGTCCACGGGTGGATGTACCACGGGAATCTCGCCACCCTCGCGCTCCCCCGGGGTCCCCGCGTCGTCTGGGGGATCCGGCAATCGCTCGCGGACTGGGGCACGACCCGCGCGCGAACGCGCGCGGTCGTCCGTGCCTGCGCGGCGACGTCCGGGCGCGCCGACGCGTTCCTCTACAATGCGCACGTGGCCCTGGAAGATCACGCCCGCCTGGGCTTTCCCCGCGACCGCGCGGAGGTGATCCCCAACGGGTTCGACACGCGGCGATTCCGCCCCGACGCCCAGGCCCGACGCACGACCCGCGCCCGGCTGGGGTACGGCGACGACGAGCTCGTGGTCGCGTGCCTGGCGCGATGGCACCCGGTAAAGGGCCACGACCTCCTCTTCCCGGCGTTCGCCGCCGCCGCATCCACGAGGCCGTGGTCGCGGTTGCTCCTCGCGGGGAGCGGTGCGACCGACCGCGTCGCCGGCGAGGCCGCCCGCCGATGCGGGCTCGCGGGGCGCGTGAGGGCCCTCGGCGAGTTCGACGACGTCCCCTCGCTGCTCGCGGCGTGCGACGGCGCCGTCTCCGCGTCGCGCGGCGAGGCGTTTCCCAACGCCGTGGGCGAGGCGATGGCCTGCGCGCTCCCCGTGGTCGCGACCGACGCCGGGGACACCGCAAGGCTCGTCGGCGACGCGGGGTGCCTCGTACCCGTCGGGGACGAGGCGAAGCTCGCCGGCGCGCTCGGGGCGCTGCTCGATCTCGACGCGAACGCGCGGTCGACGCTCGGCGCCGGCGCCCGCGCCCGGATCGAGCGGGAGTTCTCCCTCGATGCCTGCGCGGACCTCCACGCTTCGTTCCTCCGGCGCGTTCTCGAACGGGAGCCCCGCTGA
- a CDS encoding glycosyltransferase, which yields MTVLFVIRNLEFGGAETQLVVLAEALRRRGHRIAVATLYPDGTVLGERLERAGVARVPLGKRGRLDVAGPLRRFAATLRRIRPDAVYGFLSAGNLLAASTRVLAPGCAVVWGLRASDVAFGSYGAWDELNFHATRVVAPAAHLLIANSETGARRHADAGFPGERLRVVPNGIDVDRFRPDATRRAASRAAWGIGPEETVAGIVARLDPAKDWPTFVAAASRFVGASPRRRIAALATGSARALADLRERVREAGLARSWIEVAPTAAVEHVYAGLDLLVSSSSSEGFPNVVAEAMACGVPAVVTRVGDSAALVGDPARVVPAGDAGALAAAMDAAAVPRRAPDTALRDRVVSRYSIAKLAERTEALLLEAVGR from the coding sequence ATGACCGTTCTTTTCGTCATCCGCAATCTGGAGTTCGGCGGGGCCGAGACGCAACTCGTGGTCCTCGCCGAGGCGCTGCGGCGTCGCGGGCACCGGATCGCGGTCGCCACGCTCTACCCCGACGGCACCGTGCTCGGCGAGCGCCTCGAGCGGGCGGGTGTCGCGCGCGTCCCCCTGGGAAAGCGGGGCCGGCTCGACGTCGCGGGGCCCCTGCGGCGCTTCGCGGCGACGCTGCGCCGGATCCGTCCCGACGCCGTCTACGGCTTCCTCTCGGCCGGGAACCTGCTCGCCGCCAGCACCCGCGTCCTCGCACCCGGGTGCGCGGTGGTCTGGGGACTGCGGGCCTCCGACGTCGCGTTCGGATCCTACGGGGCTTGGGACGAGCTCAACTTCCACGCGACCCGCGTCGTCGCTCCCGCGGCGCACCTCCTGATCGCCAACTCGGAGACGGGCGCCCGCCGGCACGCCGACGCGGGTTTCCCCGGCGAGCGCCTCCGGGTCGTCCCGAACGGGATCGACGTCGATCGTTTCCGGCCCGACGCGACGCGGCGCGCCGCGTCCCGCGCCGCGTGGGGGATCGGGCCGGAGGAGACCGTCGCGGGGATCGTCGCCCGCCTGGACCCGGCGAAGGACTGGCCGACGTTCGTCGCCGCCGCGAGCCGTTTCGTGGGCGCCTCCCCGAGGCGGCGGATCGCCGCGCTCGCCACCGGCTCCGCTCGGGCGCTCGCGGATCTTCGCGAGCGCGTCCGGGAGGCCGGCCTTGCCCGGAGCTGGATCGAGGTGGCGCCGACCGCCGCGGTGGAGCACGTCTACGCGGGGCTCGACCTGCTCGTCTCGTCGTCGTCGTCGGAAGGGTTCCCCAACGTCGTCGCGGAGGCGATGGCCTGCGGCGTCCCCGCGGTCGTCACGCGCGTCGGGGACAGCGCCGCCCTCGTGGGCGATCCGGCGCGCGTCGTCCCCGCCGGCGATGCCGGGGCGCTCGCGGCGGCCATGGACGCCGCGGCCGTCCCCCGTCGCGCTCCCGACACGGCGTTGCGCGACCGGGTCGTCTCGCGCTACTCCATCGCGAAGCTCGCCGAGCGCACCGAGGCGCTCCTGCTCGAGGCGGTGGGTCGATGA
- a CDS encoding O-antigen ligase family protein: MTGTVPPAASAPPRAAGFLLLALLSLVALLPPEVHGSALAGACALVVLAALLAPASTTHAAIAAAAVAVLALAARFAAAPGEAVEPAALVGVALVAGLASSRLRPSPGAVGGGSAALVAVLGMRGLADVAWGLRAAAEAIRSGASVADTDAVLNRLEQGRAYGGFSTPAALAGFLVMLLPVACVWTASRTGRMRAAGIAACGIGLAGVVATRSLTAVAAAGGALALAAVRRRLGARTLGWILGAVALLALGVALARPDGVFSLGRQDSPWRLRAGNVRVALEIAREHPGMGVGPGGYAEAYPSHRRAVDNESRFAHDLPAQLVAEWGVPAGLAIAAAFFGLFLGPLLSRAAPWREPGGAVALGLAAFAMHNLADFTAFLPSFAIAAAVFRGTLAGPPPPARSDPSPAPRAALAAVAVAAAFAAGLSGLARDALFEAREAAAAGEHALAAQRARRAARLAPWDCDARMAAAQLDGRDGPAEREAALGHANAAVAASPVRASARAVRAELRAALGDVPGAWGDLTTAAALHPMREAYAVRRDELGRALEAAGQRR; encoded by the coding sequence GTGACCGGGACCGTTCCACCCGCCGCCTCCGCCCCCCCCCGCGCCGCGGGTTTCCTGCTTCTCGCTCTCCTCTCGCTCGTCGCGCTCCTCCCCCCGGAGGTTCACGGAAGCGCCCTCGCCGGAGCCTGCGCCCTCGTCGTGCTCGCCGCGCTTCTCGCACCGGCGTCGACGACGCACGCCGCGATCGCGGCCGCCGCGGTCGCGGTGCTCGCCCTCGCCGCCCGTTTCGCCGCCGCCCCCGGGGAGGCGGTCGAGCCGGCGGCACTTGTCGGCGTGGCGCTCGTCGCGGGACTCGCGAGCTCCCGGCTGAGGCCGAGCCCAGGCGCCGTCGGGGGGGGCTCGGCGGCTCTCGTCGCCGTGCTCGGGATGCGCGGGCTCGCCGACGTCGCGTGGGGGCTGCGCGCGGCCGCCGAGGCGATCCGGTCCGGCGCGTCGGTCGCCGACACCGACGCGGTGCTCAACCGGCTGGAGCAGGGGAGGGCCTACGGTGGCTTCTCGACGCCGGCCGCCCTCGCCGGATTCCTCGTGATGCTGCTTCCCGTCGCCTGCGTCTGGACCGCCTCCCGAACGGGGCGCATGCGCGCCGCGGGGATCGCGGCGTGCGGGATCGGGCTCGCGGGCGTCGTGGCCACGCGCTCCCTCACCGCGGTCGCCGCGGCGGGGGGAGCGCTCGCCCTGGCTGCGGTCCGGCGTCGCCTCGGCGCCCGCACGCTCGGGTGGATCCTCGGGGCCGTCGCGTTGCTCGCGCTGGGCGTCGCACTCGCGCGCCCCGACGGGGTCTTCTCCCTCGGCCGGCAGGACAGTCCGTGGCGGCTTCGCGCCGGGAACGTCCGCGTCGCCCTCGAGATCGCCCGCGAGCACCCCGGCATGGGCGTCGGTCCCGGCGGCTATGCCGAGGCGTACCCGTCCCATCGACGCGCCGTCGACAACGAGTCGCGCTTCGCGCACGACCTGCCCGCGCAGCTGGTCGCGGAGTGGGGCGTCCCGGCGGGCCTCGCGATCGCCGCGGCGTTTTTCGGACTCTTCCTCGGGCCGCTGCTCTCGCGTGCCGCCCCCTGGCGCGAGCCCGGGGGTGCCGTCGCGCTGGGCCTCGCCGCCTTCGCGATGCACAACCTCGCGGACTTCACCGCGTTCCTCCCCTCGTTCGCGATCGCGGCCGCCGTGTTTCGGGGAACCCTGGCCGGCCCTCCGCCCCCCGCCCGCTCCGACCCGTCCCCCGCACCGCGGGCGGCGCTCGCGGCGGTCGCGGTCGCGGCGGCGTTCGCGGCGGGCCTCTCGGGTCTCGCCCGGGACGCGTTGTTCGAGGCGCGCGAAGCGGCGGCGGCGGGGGAACACGCTCTCGCGGCGCAGCGCGCGCGGCGAGCCGCCCGGCTCGCGCCCTGGGATTGCGATGCGCGAATGGCCGCGGCGCAGCTCGACGGGCGCGACGGACCGGCGGAGCGGGAGGCGGCGCTCGGCCATGCGAACGCGGCGGTCGCCGCGTCGCCGGTCCGGGCGTCGGCGCGCGCGGTTCGCGCGGAGCTGCGCGCCGCGCTGGGCGACGTACCCGGCGCGTGGGGCGATCTCACGACCGCCGCGGCGCTGCACCCGATGCGCGAGGCGTACGCGGTGCGGCGCGACGAGCTCGGTCGCGCCCTCGAAGCGGCGGGACAGCGACGATGA
- a CDS encoding glycosyltransferase family 4 protein → MRIVFFIASTQCGGAERVAATLASAWARRGHRVALATWEAPGTVPFFPPSDDVELVQLGVAGATDGVVEAVAANLRRLRAVRACVRARRAEVVVSFGDTTNVTVLLALTALGVPVVVAERVDPARWPLPAPWPSLRRRLYPRASRVVVQTRGAAGYFDALPRPPVVIPNPVAARRGPPANGSTPRRILGVGRLVPQKGFDLLIEAFARVAPRFPDWDLRIVGDGPERPSLLDLARRAGLESRIGFPGRVGPIGDELARAGVFVLSSRFEGFPNALAEAMAHGLAVISSDCPSGPRDLVRDGVDGLLVPPEDADALAQALAALLSDPARRAGLAARAMEVVARFSEDAVVDRWCTLLEDVAGARG, encoded by the coding sequence TTGCGGATCGTCTTCTTCATCGCCTCTACGCAATGCGGCGGGGCCGAACGCGTCGCGGCGACCCTCGCTTCGGCGTGGGCGCGTCGCGGCCACCGGGTGGCGCTCGCGACCTGGGAGGCGCCGGGGACGGTCCCTTTCTTCCCGCCGTCCGACGACGTCGAGCTCGTGCAGCTCGGGGTGGCCGGGGCCACCGACGGCGTGGTCGAAGCCGTGGCGGCGAACCTGCGCCGGCTTCGCGCCGTTCGGGCGTGCGTGCGCGCGCGCCGCGCGGAGGTCGTGGTCTCCTTCGGCGACACGACGAACGTGACGGTCCTGCTCGCGCTCACCGCGCTCGGCGTGCCGGTCGTGGTCGCCGAGCGCGTCGATCCCGCGCGATGGCCGCTCCCCGCTCCGTGGCCTTCGTTGCGCCGACGCCTCTACCCCCGTGCCTCGCGGGTCGTCGTGCAGACCCGTGGGGCGGCGGGGTACTTCGACGCGTTGCCGCGTCCTCCCGTCGTGATCCCGAACCCCGTCGCCGCGCGGCGGGGTCCGCCCGCGAACGGATCGACACCTCGGCGAATCCTCGGCGTCGGCCGGCTGGTTCCCCAGAAGGGGTTCGACCTGCTGATCGAGGCCTTCGCGCGGGTCGCGCCCCGTTTCCCCGACTGGGATCTGCGCATCGTGGGGGACGGCCCCGAACGGCCGTCGCTGCTGGATCTCGCGCGCCGGGCGGGACTCGAGTCACGGATCGGGTTTCCCGGACGGGTGGGGCCGATCGGCGACGAGCTCGCCCGCGCGGGGGTGTTCGTGTTGTCCTCCCGTTTCGAGGGATTCCCGAACGCGCTCGCGGAGGCGATGGCGCACGGGCTCGCCGTGATAAGTTCCGACTGCCCGTCGGGCCCGCGCGATCTCGTGCGCGACGGCGTGGACGGCCTGCTCGTCCCTCCGGAGGACGCGGACGCGCTCGCGCAGGCGCTCGCCGCGCTCCTCTCCGACCCCGCGCGGCGGGCCGGCCTCGCCGCCCGCGCGATGGAAGTCGTCGCGCGGTTCTCCGAGGACGCCGTGGTGGACCGCTGGTGCACGCTGCTGGAAGACGTGGCGGGGGCGCGGGGGTGA
- a CDS encoding O-antigen ligase family protein — translation MSVAFALLSALLLVATLGEGGSVPDVLLAVHLLALLAAAAAWLGAGGGAFRAGGPLRIALAAFAALALAGAAAAPYAYAALLTLVEVAVVALVAFAACRSGPALPGRLAPILAVAILVHAVVAAVQRVGGWQTRPASTFLNPNHLAAWTVAAGFVVAGRLAAGRRDRFFPLGAAALVAGAAAFVLLGSRGAALGALAGAAVCSALVWPALAPKARRAALAATLAAAALGAAGVAWRFRTAADPFAFQRVDIWRASLSAGLEHPWLGLGPGQFKHESRRFNFPLEDGTLRFARHFASTDSDAIRVAVEFGLPAALVALVGAGLVAATVVRRRREGSLDPASAGACAAIAALFAQSLVDNLASRPAVALLAAALVGSVVAVPSDTVCAPARRTRWGVVLAVLLVWGAADLAPWLSWRARSDPARALAWNPHDPQLHLRAAEALAARAPAWSAQDFARAAEAAQEAVRLSPRDPRYLGALAGIEATACRTLFPFAAYRDRVGARYAAALALSPHDPAIALEASLFLQASGDAAGAIRFARAAVAIEPRAAVPRLALAEALEASGDRTGAASELERAVALERAGAAVAGTSGYHARLLRLPSGRVTRLLRLLSDPMGLAPGLEHQDVPQVVVPVPPAG, via the coding sequence ATGAGCGTGGCGTTCGCGCTGCTCTCCGCGCTGCTTCTGGTCGCCACGCTCGGCGAGGGGGGCTCCGTTCCGGACGTCCTGCTCGCGGTGCACCTTCTCGCGCTTCTGGCGGCCGCCGCCGCCTGGCTCGGCGCGGGAGGCGGTGCCTTCCGCGCGGGCGGCCCGCTGCGGATCGCGCTCGCGGCGTTCGCGGCGCTCGCCCTCGCCGGAGCCGCCGCCGCGCCGTACGCATACGCGGCGCTTCTGACCCTCGTCGAGGTCGCGGTCGTCGCCCTCGTCGCGTTCGCCGCGTGCCGGTCGGGCCCGGCTTTGCCCGGACGGCTCGCGCCGATCCTCGCGGTGGCGATCCTCGTGCACGCGGTCGTCGCGGCCGTGCAGCGCGTGGGCGGGTGGCAGACCCGTCCGGCGTCGACCTTCCTGAATCCGAACCACCTGGCCGCCTGGACCGTCGCCGCCGGATTCGTCGTCGCCGGAAGGCTCGCGGCGGGACGTCGGGACCGGTTCTTCCCCCTCGGCGCGGCGGCGCTCGTCGCGGGGGCGGCCGCGTTCGTGCTCCTGGGCTCGCGGGGCGCCGCCCTCGGGGCGCTCGCGGGGGCCGCGGTCTGCTCCGCGCTCGTGTGGCCGGCGCTCGCCCCGAAGGCGCGCCGCGCCGCGCTCGCGGCGACGCTGGCCGCCGCGGCGTTGGGGGCCGCAGGGGTCGCCTGGCGGTTCCGGACCGCCGCCGACCCGTTCGCCTTCCAGCGGGTGGACATCTGGCGCGCCTCGCTGTCGGCGGGGCTCGAGCATCCGTGGCTCGGGCTCGGGCCGGGCCAGTTCAAACACGAGTCGCGTCGATTCAACTTCCCCCTCGAGGACGGCACGCTGCGCTTCGCGCGTCATTTCGCATCGACGGACTCGGACGCGATCCGCGTGGCGGTCGAATTCGGACTCCCCGCCGCCCTCGTCGCGCTCGTCGGCGCGGGGCTGGTGGCGGCGACGGTCGTGCGGCGCCGTCGCGAGGGAAGCCTCGACCCGGCGTCGGCCGGGGCGTGCGCGGCGATCGCGGCGCTGTTCGCCCAGAGCCTCGTGGACAACCTCGCCTCGCGCCCGGCCGTCGCGCTGCTCGCCGCGGCCCTGGTGGGATCGGTCGTCGCGGTCCCTTCGGACACGGTCTGCGCTCCCGCGCGGAGGACGAGGTGGGGGGTCGTCCTGGCGGTCCTCCTGGTGTGGGGGGCGGCCGACCTCGCGCCGTGGCTTTCGTGGCGGGCGCGAAGCGATCCGGCCCGCGCGCTCGCGTGGAACCCGCACGATCCCCAGCTCCACCTGCGCGCGGCGGAGGCGCTCGCGGCCCGTGCTCCCGCGTGGAGCGCGCAGGACTTCGCGCGCGCCGCCGAAGCGGCCCAGGAGGCGGTGCGCCTGAGCCCGCGCGATCCCCGTTACCTCGGGGCCCTCGCGGGGATCGAGGCGACCGCGTGCCGCACCTTGTTCCCGTTCGCGGCGTACCGCGACCGCGTGGGTGCGAGGTACGCCGCCGCACTGGCGTTGAGCCCTCACGACCCGGCGATCGCGCTCGAGGCCTCGCTGTTCCTCCAGGCGTCGGGGGACGCCGCCGGGGCGATCCGCTTCGCGCGGGCGGCGGTGGCGATCGAGCCGCGCGCCGCCGTCCCCCGTCTTGCGCTCGCGGAGGCCCTCGAAGCGTCGGGGGACCGGACGGGCGCGGCCTCGGAGCTCGAGCGGGCGGTCGCGCTCGAGCGCGCGGGGGCCGCCGTCGCCGGGACGAGCGGCTACCACGCGAGGTTGTTGCGCCTGCCTTCCGGGCGCGTCACCCGACTCTTGCGGCTGCTCTCAGACCCGATGGGACTCGCGCCAGGACTCGAGCATCAGGACGTCCCACAGGTAGTAGTGCCAGTTCCGCCTGCCGGATAG
- the asnB gene encoding asparagine synthase (glutamine-hydrolyzing), translating to MCGFAGAFAPDTNDDAWRGNLGAMAAALAHRGPDDEGLWWDADAGVGLAFRRLAILDLSAEGHQPMASASGRYVIAFNGEVFNFAELRAELGSPGERNWRGHSDTEVMLAAIEAWGLVPAVSRFVGMFAFALWDRRERRLHLVRDRLGIKPLYWGRSGSALLFGSEMTAVRRHPSFAAPLDRDAIASFLRFNFVPSPGCAFSGFRKLEPGSIRTFDLSGRTAPPEGALERYWSFREVVERGLEDPFEGTDGEALDELERRLQDSVRLRMIADVPLGAFLSGGIDSSLVVALMRRAGTGPVRTFTIGFEEPDYDESAFAREVARRLGTEHTERILGAGETLAAVPRVAALFDEPFSDSSQIPTLLVSELARRHVTVSLSGDGGDESFGGYKRYVLAADLERSLGRVPFPLRRVLAAALGAVPVGPANRLLGCLDPWLRRYGSGGAAGDKIRKLAELLALRDGRAVYLDLLSHWKRPAEVVPGARELPRLADAIGLPDALRGAVERGMADDTLAYLPDDILVKVDRTSMSVGLEARVPLLDHRVVEFAWRLPYASKLRDGKGKWALRQLLYRHLPRELVDRPKMGFGLPIDRWLRGPLRPWAEDLLSEERLRREGLIDPAPVREKWAEHLSGRRNWHYYLWDVLMLESWRESHRV from the coding sequence ATGTGCGGATTCGCCGGGGCGTTCGCCCCCGACACCAACGACGACGCCTGGCGGGGAAACCTCGGCGCGATGGCGGCGGCGCTCGCCCACCGCGGCCCGGACGACGAGGGGCTCTGGTGGGATGCCGACGCCGGCGTCGGCCTCGCCTTCCGGCGCCTGGCGATCCTCGACCTTTCGGCCGAGGGGCACCAGCCCATGGCCTCGGCGAGCGGGCGCTACGTCATCGCCTTCAACGGGGAGGTGTTCAACTTCGCCGAGCTTCGCGCCGAGCTCGGCTCGCCGGGGGAGCGCAACTGGCGCGGGCACTCCGACACCGAAGTGATGCTCGCGGCGATCGAGGCGTGGGGCCTCGTCCCCGCGGTCTCCCGATTCGTGGGGATGTTCGCGTTCGCGTTGTGGGACCGGCGGGAGCGTCGCCTGCACCTCGTCCGCGACCGGCTGGGCATCAAGCCGCTGTACTGGGGGCGGAGCGGCTCCGCGCTCCTGTTCGGCTCGGAGATGACCGCGGTCCGGCGGCACCCCTCGTTCGCGGCGCCGCTCGACCGCGACGCGATCGCGAGCTTCCTGCGCTTCAACTTCGTCCCGTCGCCCGGCTGCGCGTTCTCGGGGTTCCGCAAGCTCGAGCCGGGCTCGATCCGCACCTTCGATCTCTCGGGACGCACCGCCCCTCCGGAGGGCGCCCTCGAACGCTACTGGTCGTTCCGCGAGGTGGTCGAGCGAGGTCTCGAGGACCCCTTCGAGGGCACCGACGGCGAGGCGCTCGACGAGCTCGAGCGCCGCCTGCAGGATTCCGTGCGCCTCCGGATGATCGCCGACGTCCCCCTCGGAGCGTTCCTGTCCGGCGGGATCGACTCGTCGCTGGTCGTCGCGTTGATGCGCCGCGCGGGGACGGGCCCCGTCCGGACGTTCACCATCGGGTTCGAGGAGCCCGACTACGACGAGTCCGCATTCGCGCGCGAGGTCGCGCGCCGCCTCGGCACCGAGCACACCGAGCGGATCCTCGGGGCCGGCGAGACGCTCGCCGCGGTGCCTCGCGTCGCCGCCCTGTTCGACGAGCCGTTCTCGGACTCCTCCCAGATCCCGACGCTGCTCGTGAGCGAGCTCGCCCGCCGGCACGTCACGGTGAGCCTCTCGGGGGACGGCGGCGACGAGTCGTTCGGCGGATACAAGCGGTACGTGCTCGCGGCCGACCTGGAGCGGAGCCTCGGGCGCGTGCCCTTCCCGCTTCGCCGCGTGCTGGCCGCCGCGCTGGGCGCCGTCCCCGTCGGCCCGGCGAACCGCCTGCTGGGGTGCCTCGATCCGTGGCTGCGCCGCTACGGGAGCGGCGGCGCCGCCGGCGACAAGATCCGCAAGCTCGCGGAACTGCTGGCGCTTCGCGACGGGCGCGCCGTCTACCTCGACCTGCTCTCGCACTGGAAGCGGCCGGCGGAGGTGGTTCCGGGCGCGCGGGAGCTCCCGCGCCTCGCCGACGCGATCGGCCTGCCGGATGCGCTTCGCGGCGCGGTCGAGCGGGGGATGGCCGACGACACCCTCGCCTACCTCCCCGACGACATCCTCGTGAAGGTGGACCGCACGAGCATGAGCGTCGGACTCGAGGCGCGCGTTCCGCTGCTCGACCATCGGGTCGTGGAGTTCGCGTGGCGGCTGCCGTACGCGTCGAAGCTCCGGGACGGGAAGGGAAAGTGGGCGCTGCGCCAGCTCCTGTACCGTCACCTCCCCCGCGAGCTCGTCGATCGCCCCAAGATGGGTTTCGGGCTGCCGATCGACCGCTGGCTCCGGGGTCCGCTGCGGCCGTGGGCGGAGGACCTCCTGTCGGAGGAACGCCTGCGCCGCGAGGGGCTGATCGATCCCGCGCCGGTGCGCGAGAAGTGGGCCGAGCACCTATCCGGCAGGCGGAACTGGCACTACTACCTGTGGGACGTCCTGATGCTCGAGTCCTGGCGCGAGTCCCATCGGGTCTGA
- a CDS encoding methyltransferase domain-containing protein translates to MRSHAEEVRAGERFPFGENWRRLLASVGPERIEHASASLTGVLGAKALEGRRFLDAGCGSGLFSLAASLRGARVVSFDFDPACVACAVELRARFHRDAPDWRIERGSVLDAEYLARLGTFDVVYSWGVLHHTGRMWDAIDLVAARVAPGGRLWIALYNDQGAWSRAWLAIKRAYNRAPRPLRDLLLGACFVRLWGPTLLRDLAKGSALSTWRGYARTGRGMSPWRDVVDWVGGLPFEVASIAAVEDFLAARGFEREHVVSVGRGHGCNEFVLRRR, encoded by the coding sequence GTGAGGTCGCACGCCGAGGAGGTCCGGGCGGGGGAGCGGTTCCCGTTCGGGGAAAACTGGCGGCGACTGCTCGCCTCGGTGGGCCCCGAGCGCATCGAGCACGCGTCGGCGTCCCTCACCGGGGTCCTCGGCGCGAAGGCCCTGGAAGGGCGCCGGTTCCTCGACGCCGGGTGCGGGAGCGGGTTGTTCTCCCTCGCGGCGAGCCTGCGTGGGGCCCGGGTCGTCTCGTTCGACTTCGACCCCGCCTGCGTCGCCTGCGCGGTCGAGCTGCGCGCGCGTTTCCACCGGGACGCGCCGGACTGGAGGATCGAGCGCGGCTCGGTCCTGGACGCGGAGTATCTCGCGCGACTCGGGACCTTCGACGTCGTGTACTCGTGGGGTGTGCTCCACCACACCGGGCGGATGTGGGATGCGATCGACCTCGTCGCGGCGCGGGTCGCCCCGGGCGGTCGCCTGTGGATCGCCCTGTACAACGACCAGGGGGCGTGGAGCCGCGCCTGGCTCGCGATCAAGCGCGCCTACAACCGCGCGCCGCGCCCGCTGCGCGACCTCCTTCTCGGCGCCTGCTTCGTGCGCCTGTGGGGCCCGACGCTCCTGCGCGACCTCGCGAAAGGGAGCGCGCTTTCCACCTGGCGCGGCTACGCGAGGACGGGGCGCGGGATGTCGCCGTGGCGCGACGTCGTGGACTGGGTCGGCGGTCTGCCGTTCGAGGTCGCGTCGATCGCGGCCGTCGAGGACTTCCTCGCCGCGCGCGGATTCGAGCGCGAGCACGTCGTGTCGGTCGGGCGAGGTCACGGCTGCAACGAGTTCGTCCTGAGGCGCCGTTGA